A stretch of the Candidatus Bandiella numerosa genome encodes the following:
- a CDS encoding HIT domain-containing protein — MYNKANIFAKIIKKEVPCKMVHEDEHTLIFHDINPSAPIHLLAIPKGEFSSFEDFVQKASTDQFLSFFASIQMITDKLKINKSGYRLITNHGKDAMQTVEHFHIHIIAGKALGPLITADKHHAIK; from the coding sequence ATGTACAATAAAGCTAATATTTTTGCAAAAATTATAAAAAAAGAAGTACCTTGTAAAATGGTACATGAGGATGAACATACTTTAATTTTTCATGATATAAATCCATCTGCTCCAATCCATTTATTAGCGATTCCAAAAGGAGAGTTCAGTTCATTTGAGGATTTTGTACAAAAAGCATCTACAGATCAATTTCTATCTTTTTTTGCTTCTATCCAAATGATCACTGATAAACTCAAAATCAACAAATCTGGGTACAGATTAATAACAAATCATGGAAAAGACGCTATGCAAACTGTGGAGCATTTTCATATACATATCATTGCTGGCAAAGCTCTAGGCCCATTAATAACTGCTGATAAGCATCACGCAATAAAATGA
- a CDS encoding lysophospholipid acyltransferase family protein, protein MKAISFKKKLRYTIEAFFAYLFYFFFKSLSIESSSKIGAIIVGFFSKFIKENNIAAQNIKMCLPHLTKEHRKKILINTWKHFGSVIGEIPHWYKMPKKEFLERVTIKGEKNMPLSRAIIVSGHIGNWELISRIAKEYNIKLNLVYRPSNNPYTNNLINKIREVYKINLIPKGNIGVKKIINALNNNEVVGIMIDQRMDDGISVPFFNKHAMTTALPANIALKYKVPIIAVNIIKTGSSRYTANFYEPLEIQELDTKYTITERINKILESWIISYPAQWFWFHNRWK, encoded by the coding sequence ATGAAGGCTATTTCATTTAAGAAAAAGCTTAGATATACTATAGAGGCATTTTTCGCCTATTTATTTTACTTTTTTTTTAAATCCTTGAGTATAGAATCTTCATCAAAAATAGGCGCGATTATTGTTGGGTTCTTTAGTAAATTTATTAAAGAAAATAATATTGCCGCACAAAATATAAAAATGTGTTTGCCGCATTTAACAAAAGAACACCGAAAAAAAATACTCATTAATACCTGGAAGCATTTTGGTTCTGTAATAGGTGAAATACCACATTGGTATAAAATGCCTAAAAAAGAGTTTTTGGAAAGAGTAACTATTAAAGGCGAAAAAAACATGCCTCTCTCGAGGGCAATCATCGTTTCTGGGCATATTGGTAATTGGGAATTAATTAGTAGAATAGCAAAAGAATATAATATTAAGTTAAATTTAGTATACAGACCATCGAACAATCCTTACACCAATAATTTAATCAATAAAATAAGGGAGGTTTATAAAATTAACTTAATCCCAAAGGGGAATATAGGTGTAAAAAAAATAATTAATGCACTCAATAATAATGAAGTTGTAGGAATAATGATTGATCAGAGGATGGACGATGGCATCAGTGTGCCTTTTTTTAATAAACATGCTATGACTACCGCACTACCAGCTAATATTGCCTTAAAATACAAAGTGCCGATTATTGCTGTAAATATTATAAAAACAGGCTCTTCAAGATATACCGCTAATTTTTATGAGCCTCTAGAAATACAGGAATTAGACACAAAATATACAATCACAGAAAGAATAAACAAAATACTTGAAAGCTGGATAATTTCTTATCCAGCTCAATGGTTTTGGTTTCATAATAGGTGGAAATAA
- a CDS encoding NAD(P)/FAD-dependent oxidoreductase, translating to MYDIAIIGAGPVGIFSIFQAGMLGLKSCIIDTLGFLGGQCNALYAEKPIYDIAGYPSISAEKLIENLIKQAEPFKAQYYLNQQCNSITKKDGYWEISTSKGLIKAKTIIIAAGGGTFEVRKPPIENIQDFEDISVLYHIKNKSTFKNKTVTIAGGGDSALDWAVILASGIAKKVYIVHRRNNFKAAPKTVEEINSLTENGHIELITPYQLSKLKGKEGVLHEIEVKDLDNNIKLLKSDYLLPFFGMAMNIGPINYWNLSIINKHIEVNPESMQTNLNGIYAIGDICTYPGKLKLILTGFAESARACHSAYSYINPSTPLHFEHSTTKGLPNNI from the coding sequence ATATACGATATTGCAATTATAGGCGCTGGTCCTGTCGGTATCTTTAGTATATTTCAAGCAGGAATGCTGGGATTAAAGAGTTGCATAATTGATACGCTTGGCTTTTTAGGTGGTCAGTGTAATGCGCTTTATGCAGAAAAACCTATATATGACATTGCCGGATATCCATCAATAAGTGCAGAAAAGTTAATAGAGAATCTTATAAAACAAGCAGAACCTTTCAAAGCGCAATATTATTTAAATCAACAGTGTAACAGCATAACAAAAAAAGATGGATATTGGGAAATATCAACATCAAAAGGTTTGATAAAAGCGAAAACCATAATTATCGCTGCAGGAGGTGGAACTTTCGAGGTAAGAAAACCCCCTATTGAAAATATTCAGGATTTTGAGGACATTAGCGTCCTTTATCATATAAAAAATAAAAGTACATTTAAAAATAAAACTGTCACTATTGCAGGAGGAGGAGATTCTGCATTGGACTGGGCGGTTATATTAGCAAGTGGTATTGCAAAAAAAGTATATATAGTTCATAGAAGAAATAATTTCAAAGCAGCTCCTAAAACCGTTGAAGAAATAAATAGCCTGACAGAAAATGGTCATATAGAATTAATTACTCCATATCAACTTAGTAAATTAAAAGGAAAAGAAGGTGTGCTACATGAGATAGAAGTTAAAGACCTAGACAATAACATTAAGCTCCTAAAATCAGATTACTTACTTCCTTTTTTTGGAATGGCAATGAATATCGGCCCTATTAATTACTGGAATCTTTCAATAATTAATAAGCACATAGAAGTTAATCCTGAATCAATGCAAACCAATTTAAATGGAATTTATGCAATTGGAGATATATGCACTTATCCTGGTAAATTAAAATTAATATTAACTGGTTTTGCCGAGTCTGCAAGAGCATGTCATAGCGCATATAGCTATATTAATCCAAGTACTCCTTTGCACTTCGAACACTCTACTACCAAAGGATTGCCCAATAACATATGA
- a CDS encoding bifunctional 5,10-methylenetetrahydrofolate dehydrogenase/5,10-methenyltetrahydrofolate cyclohydrolase, translating to MTYIINGKLIAEELLSSIKKEVKDKFEIIKMRPKIATVLIGNNSASKVYVNAKLKAAENVGINTELLTFNEDINNKKLSEIITTLNERSDITGILVQLPLPKHLDEQIVFETINYKKDVDAFGIYNIGLLNHWKSQIMPCTPQGILFILKKYLKDLSGKKVVIIGRSIIVGRPLASILIRENCTVTVVHSKTINIKEECSLADILIVATGVPNLIKADWVKKNSFVIDVGISRVNNKIVGDVDFENVKNFTSFITPVPGGIGPLTVANLLLNTLKLFLIQNNLSSDVAFIKNHN from the coding sequence ATGACATATATAATAAATGGAAAACTGATAGCTGAGGAGCTTCTTTCATCTATAAAAAAAGAAGTTAAGGATAAATTTGAAATTATTAAAATGCGTCCAAAAATTGCAACAGTATTAATTGGAAATAACTCTGCAAGTAAAGTGTACGTTAATGCTAAGTTAAAGGCTGCTGAAAATGTAGGTATAAATACAGAATTACTAACGTTTAACGAAGACATAAATAATAAAAAACTGTCTGAAATAATTACCACACTAAATGAGCGATCAGATATTACAGGCATATTAGTGCAATTACCATTGCCAAAACACTTAGATGAGCAAATTGTATTTGAAACTATTAATTATAAAAAAGATGTTGATGCTTTTGGTATTTACAATATAGGACTGTTAAATCACTGGAAATCACAAATTATGCCCTGTACTCCACAAGGCATATTGTTTATCCTAAAAAAATATCTCAAAGATTTATCTGGTAAAAAAGTAGTAATCATTGGTAGATCAATTATTGTGGGACGCCCATTGGCATCGATTTTAATAAGAGAAAATTGTACTGTTACAGTTGTACATTCTAAAACGATAAATATAAAAGAAGAATGTTCGTTAGCTGATATATTGATTGTAGCTACAGGTGTACCTAATTTAATAAAAGCAGATTGGGTCAAAAAAAACTCATTTGTAATTGACGTTGGGATTAGTAGAGTTAATAATAAAATTGTAGGTGATGTTGATTTTGAAAATGTTAAAAATTTTACATCCTTTATTACTCCAGTTCCTGGTGGCATTGGACCACTAACCGTTGCAAATTTACTACTTAATACTTTAAAGCTGTTTTTAATACAAAATAATTTATCTAGCGATGTTGCCTTTATTAAAAACCACAATTGA
- a CDS encoding YihY/virulence factor BrkB family protein, with protein sequence MLPLLKTTIDITKKFFLCFYKSIEDTIAHDGIEHAGYLSFLLMLSIFPFLFFLMATMKFIIPINLLEQIISSLSDNTEITFDNLIYFLKPRIHEITNAPPNSLLTLAVFTAIWTASSIFEAIRTILNKANRVIHPPSYLFRRFISIVEFIVLIFLTIFIMFSFGIFPTLKSYLSTLLHLKDSHYYLILEQETRLLRDIITIFCGFFLILFLYFFLPNKRQNIFNNIPGTILVLLFWNIFTRLFKYYLSTFSQLNVIYGSIVGVIIALLYFYFCSIIFIFGAEFNYNFFYNKKQNG encoded by the coding sequence ATGTTGCCTTTATTAAAAACCACAATTGATATAACAAAAAAATTTTTTTTATGTTTTTATAAATCTATTGAAGACACAATAGCGCATGATGGTATAGAACACGCTGGGTATTTATCATTCTTACTTATGCTCTCTATTTTTCCCTTCTTATTCTTTCTTATGGCAACTATGAAATTCATTATTCCCATAAATTTATTAGAACAAATAATATCCTCTCTTTCAGATAATACTGAAATTACATTTGATAATTTAATTTATTTTTTAAAGCCAAGAATTCATGAAATTACTAATGCTCCTCCAAATAGCTTGCTAACTCTTGCTGTATTTACTGCAATTTGGACTGCTTCTTCTATATTTGAAGCAATTAGAACAATTTTAAATAAAGCAAATAGAGTTATTCATCCTCCTTCTTATTTATTTCGGCGCTTTATTAGTATCGTAGAATTTATAGTGTTGATATTTTTAACTATTTTTATAATGTTCTCTTTTGGAATATTCCCTACTTTAAAATCATACTTATCTACCCTATTACATTTAAAAGACTCTCATTATTATCTTATTCTTGAACAAGAAACTAGATTGCTAAGAGATATTATTACTATTTTTTGTGGATTTTTTCTGATTTTATTTCTTTATTTCTTTCTACCTAATAAGAGACAAAATATTTTTAACAACATTCCTGGTACAATTTTAGTACTTCTTTTTTGGAATATATTTACTCGTTTATTTAAGTATTATTTATCTACTTTTTCCCAATTAAATGTAATTTATGGTAGTATTGTTGGTGTTATTATTGCGTTACTTTATTTTTATTTCTGTAGCATTATTTTTATCTTTGGCGCCGAATTTAATTATAACTTTTTTTATAATAAGAAACAAAATGGTTAA
- the hemE gene encoding uroporphyrinogen decarboxylase, protein MKKLLIEEVRNKKPNSIPIWFMRQAGRYLKEYREEKEKHESFLSMCLNSDSMKEITLQPLRRFNLDAAIIFSDILIVPFAMGLELNFIKGEGPVFLENYEKRIAKIQKGVDTSSIYKKVYEGIEKVRKEIEINHKDKAIIGFAGSPFTVACYVIQGRGSRDFNEVRKLYFNEREKFIKVIELITEETKRYLKGQIDRGVEVVKLFDSWAGILAEEEFEELVIRPTRNIVEELRDYKKDIIINTFPKGVGVKYEDFVKKVETDIIAIDHTVPIEWAKEKLQKSATIQGNLDNVILTTKYPDMKKKVIKILDTFSKGRFIFNMGHGMLPESRVEKVEELISIVKEYERKG, encoded by the coding sequence ATGAAAAAATTATTAATAGAAGAAGTACGAAACAAAAAACCGAATTCTATTCCTATTTGGTTTATGAGACAGGCTGGTAGGTATCTTAAAGAATACAGAGAAGAAAAAGAAAAACATGAATCTTTTTTATCAATGTGCCTAAATAGTGATTCAATGAAAGAGATAACGCTTCAGCCACTTAGAAGATTCAATTTAGATGCGGCAATTATATTTTCAGATATATTGATAGTACCTTTTGCAATGGGATTAGAGTTAAACTTTATAAAAGGAGAAGGTCCAGTATTTTTAGAAAACTACGAAAAAAGAATTGCAAAGATACAAAAAGGAGTAGATACATCAAGTATTTACAAGAAGGTATATGAAGGAATAGAAAAAGTACGTAAGGAAATAGAAATAAATCATAAAGATAAGGCAATAATAGGTTTTGCAGGCTCTCCCTTTACAGTTGCATGCTATGTAATACAAGGAAGAGGATCAAGAGATTTTAACGAGGTAAGGAAATTATATTTTAATGAAAGAGAGAAATTTATAAAAGTAATAGAATTAATTACAGAAGAAACAAAAAGGTATTTAAAAGGACAGATTGATAGAGGAGTGGAGGTAGTTAAATTATTTGATTCATGGGCAGGAATATTAGCAGAGGAGGAATTCGAAGAGTTAGTTATAAGACCAACACGAAATATAGTGGAAGAATTAAGAGATTATAAAAAAGATATAATAATAAACACTTTTCCAAAAGGAGTAGGAGTAAAGTATGAAGATTTTGTCAAAAAAGTAGAAACAGATATAATAGCAATAGATCATACAGTTCCAATAGAATGGGCAAAGGAAAAATTGCAGAAAAGTGCAACAATACAGGGAAATTTAGATAATGTAATATTGACAACCAAATATCCAGATATGAAGAAAAAGGTGATAAAAATATTAGATACTTTTTCAAAGGGAAGGTTTATATTTAACATGGGGCATGGGATGTTACCAGAAAGTAGAGTGGAAAAAGTAGAAGAATTAATAAGTATTGTAAAAGAGTATGAAAGGAAAGGATAA
- a CDS encoding replicative DNA helicase → MKGKDKEKNIETRPHNIEAEQNLLGLLLNNNENMNKIGDVLREEHFYLPLHAKIYQGIGKLMDKGLVSDPITIKNYFAKEEIFKDAQINSYEYLLKLVEESQLSTDIRTLARNIYDTYLRRKIIDIGEEGILKAKEEKIEEGGENIIEAMEHELYTLASSGNYDNKVYSLTDSIKGALVKIEKLLKSKREISGIETGYIDLNKYTGGFQSSDLIIIAGRPSMGKTALAVNIMIRAAKYFVKESKEQDTKKKSICFFSLEMSAEQLASRILAIETKIDGSKIRIGKVNKGEFKNLSEQISILNELPIIIDDTPALTISAIRTKARRMKRQHNIGLLVIDYLQLINSTGRNKENRVQEIAEISQGLKAIAKELDIPVITASQLSRAVESREDKRPLLSDLRESGNIEQDADIVMFIYREEYYLSRKIPSTDEKKLIEWQEKMEKVENIAEIIIAKQRNGPVGNFHLRYDNKTTAFDNLEN, encoded by the coding sequence ATGAAAGGAAAGGATAAAGAAAAAAATATAGAAACAAGACCACATAATATAGAAGCAGAGCAAAATCTACTAGGTTTATTGTTAAATAATAATGAAAATATGAATAAAATAGGAGATGTTCTTAGGGAAGAACATTTTTATTTACCACTACATGCAAAAATATATCAAGGAATAGGTAAATTAATGGATAAAGGATTAGTTTCTGATCCAATAACGATCAAAAATTATTTTGCCAAAGAAGAAATTTTTAAAGATGCACAAATAAATAGTTATGAGTATTTATTAAAACTGGTAGAGGAATCACAGTTAAGTACAGATATAAGGACGTTAGCAAGAAATATATATGATACTTATTTAAGAAGAAAAATAATAGATATAGGAGAAGAAGGTATATTAAAAGCAAAAGAAGAAAAAATAGAAGAAGGGGGGGAAAATATAATAGAAGCTATGGAGCACGAACTTTATACATTAGCAAGTAGTGGAAATTATGATAATAAAGTATATAGCTTAACAGATTCAATAAAAGGAGCATTAGTAAAAATTGAGAAGTTATTAAAAAGCAAAAGAGAAATAAGTGGAATAGAAACGGGCTATATAGACTTAAATAAATACACAGGAGGTTTTCAAAGTTCAGATTTAATAATAATAGCAGGAAGACCATCAATGGGAAAAACAGCTCTTGCAGTAAATATTATGATAAGGGCGGCAAAATATTTTGTTAAAGAATCTAAGGAACAAGATACAAAAAAGAAATCTATTTGTTTTTTTTCGTTAGAAATGTCAGCAGAGCAATTGGCATCTAGGATATTAGCAATAGAGACAAAAATAGACGGTTCTAAAATAAGAATAGGAAAAGTGAATAAAGGAGAATTTAAAAATTTATCAGAGCAGATTTCTATTCTTAATGAATTACCTATAATCATAGATGATACACCAGCTTTGACAATATCAGCAATTAGAACAAAGGCTAGAAGAATGAAAAGGCAACATAATATTGGATTGTTGGTGATAGATTATTTGCAATTAATAAATAGTACAGGAAGAAATAAGGAAAATAGAGTTCAAGAAATAGCAGAGATTTCGCAGGGACTAAAGGCAATAGCAAAAGAATTAGATATCCCGGTTATTACTGCTTCGCAATTATCAAGAGCGGTGGAATCAAGAGAGGATAAGAGACCACTTCTGTCAGACTTAAGAGAAAGTGGAAATATAGAACAAGATGCAGATATAGTAATGTTTATTTATAGAGAAGAATATTATTTAAGTAGAAAAATACCTTCAACAGATGAGAAAAAATTGATAGAATGGCAAGAAAAAATGGAGAAGGTAGAAAATATAGCAGAAATAATAATAGCAAAGCAAAGAAATGGACCGGTGGGAAATTTTCACTTGAGATATGATAATAAAACAACAGCATTTGATAATTTAGAAAATTGA
- a CDS encoding cold-shock protein, which translates to MRHTGTVKWYNSTKGYGFITPKDSKKDVFVHSSALSNSGIDELHENQKVEYTLIKKNDKTSADNIVVLND; encoded by the coding sequence ATGAGACATACAGGTACCGTAAAATGGTATAATTCTACTAAGGGTTATGGTTTTATAACTCCTAAAGATAGCAAAAAAGACGTTTTTGTTCACAGTTCGGCACTTTCTAATTCAGGAATAGATGAGCTTCATGAAAATCAAAAAGTTGAGTACACATTGATAAAGAAGAATGATAAAACTTCTGCTGATAACATTGTAGTTCTTAACGATTAG
- a CDS encoding 50S ribosomal protein L25/general stress protein Ctc gives MTELALIGEEKKGSGTGSARALRKEGKIPAIIYGFDENHMISLIYKDFLKEYHKGNLSSRLLEVKLGKKILKVISREVQTDPVTDNPIHIDFQLIKENIPIKVSVRVKVINKDKSPGIKIGGILNIVRKYISLNCIPQNIPEYLEIDISGFEIGRSVHISDLILPEGVVPVDKDNFTVLTIAGRVEEKEEEKRVGDEATENKEQKA, from the coding sequence ATGACGGAATTAGCGTTAATAGGTGAGGAAAAAAAAGGATCAGGAACTGGTTCTGCGAGAGCGTTAAGAAAAGAAGGAAAGATACCGGCAATAATTTATGGATTTGATGAAAATCACATGATTAGCTTGATTTATAAAGATTTTTTGAAAGAGTATCATAAGGGAAATTTATCATCTAGGCTTTTAGAGGTAAAACTTGGTAAAAAAATTCTAAAAGTTATATCTAGAGAAGTGCAAACAGATCCTGTTACTGATAATCCCATTCATATAGATTTTCAATTAATAAAAGAAAATATTCCAATCAAGGTTTCAGTTAGGGTTAAGGTAATCAATAAAGACAAATCTCCTGGAATAAAAATAGGTGGAATACTCAATATTGTAAGAAAGTATATAAGTTTGAATTGCATACCACAAAATATCCCGGAGTATTTAGAAATTGATATTTCCGGTTTCGAGATCGGAAGAAGCGTCCATATAAGTGATTTGATACTGCCAGAAGGAGTGGTACCAGTTGATAAGGATAACTTTACCGTTTTAACAATTGCAGGAAGAGTTGAAGAAAAAGAAGAAGAGAAGAGAGTGGGTGATGAAGCAACTGAAAATAAAGAACAAAAAGCATAA
- the trmFO gene encoding methylenetetrahydrofolate--tRNA-(uracil(54)-C(5))-methyltransferase (FADH(2)-oxidizing) TrmFO, whose amino-acid sequence MQVKIVGGGLAGCEATWQLAQRGIEVTLYEMRGIESTFAHKTDGLAELVCSNSLRSDDPKVAIGLLHQEMRKLDSLIMSSADTAKVPAGSALAVDRELFSHIIEEKITNHPNINLIRERVDRIPEGNVIIATGPLTSEVFASEILRICENEDFLAFFDAISPIIYKDSINFDIAWFQSRYDKGDGKDYINCPMTQEEYYKFVDNLVEAEKVEFKEWEKNTPYFNGCLPIEVMAERGRETLRFGPMKPVGLTNPQTGSRAYAVVQLRQDNKEATLYNVVGFQTKMKYGEQQRIFKTIPGLENAEFARLGGIHRNTFINSPKVLNANLSIKNNSKLKFAGQITGVEGYVESAAIGLLSGLYMSYELNNKPAPIISKYTALGALANYITDESHAINFQPMNINFGLFPDINTKKGENKKAIQVENAMVKFNEWKSNNSI is encoded by the coding sequence ATGCAAGTTAAGATAGTAGGAGGAGGCTTAGCTGGTTGTGAAGCCACTTGGCAACTTGCACAAAGAGGAATAGAAGTCACTCTTTACGAGATGAGGGGGATAGAGAGTACGTTTGCGCACAAGACTGATGGTCTAGCGGAATTGGTATGTTCAAATTCTTTGCGTTCTGATGATCCAAAAGTAGCAATTGGGCTGCTTCACCAAGAAATGAGAAAATTAGATTCGTTAATCATGAGTTCTGCAGATACAGCTAAAGTTCCTGCAGGTTCGGCATTGGCGGTAGATAGGGAGCTATTTTCCCATATAATTGAAGAAAAAATAACTAATCACCCTAATATTAATTTAATTAGAGAGAGAGTAGATCGTATTCCTGAGGGAAATGTGATAATTGCGACGGGTCCGCTTACTTCAGAAGTTTTTGCATCTGAAATTTTGAGAATATGTGAAAATGAGGATTTTTTAGCATTTTTTGATGCAATTTCTCCAATAATTTATAAGGACAGTATAAATTTTGATATAGCTTGGTTCCAATCTAGATATGATAAAGGAGATGGAAAAGACTATATTAATTGTCCAATGACGCAAGAGGAATATTATAAATTTGTTGATAACTTAGTTGAAGCAGAAAAGGTGGAATTTAAAGAATGGGAAAAAAACACTCCTTATTTCAATGGATGCCTGCCTATAGAAGTTATGGCAGAAAGGGGGAGGGAAACTTTAAGATTTGGTCCAATGAAGCCAGTTGGGTTAACAAATCCACAAACTGGTTCAAGAGCATATGCAGTAGTTCAACTGAGACAAGACAACAAAGAAGCTACATTATACAATGTTGTTGGGTTTCAAACAAAAATGAAATATGGTGAGCAGCAAAGAATTTTTAAAACAATTCCTGGCTTAGAAAATGCTGAATTTGCAAGGCTTGGAGGCATTCATAGAAATACTTTTATAAATAGTCCTAAGGTGCTTAATGCTAATTTGAGTATCAAAAATAATTCAAAACTAAAATTTGCTGGACAAATAACAGGTGTAGAGGGATATGTAGAAAGTGCTGCTATAGGATTATTGTCAGGTTTATATATGTCATATGAATTAAACAATAAGCCAGCCCCTATTATTAGTAAATATACGGCCTTAGGTGCTTTAGCCAATTATATTACCGATGAATCCCACGCTATAAATTTTCAGCCAATGAACATAAATTTTGGCTTATTTCCTGATATCAATACAAAAAAGGGAGAAAACAAAAAAGCAATACAAGTTGAAAATGCTATGGTTAAATTTAACGAGTGGAAATCAAATAATAGTATCTGA
- the ccoS gene encoding cbb3-type cytochrome oxidase assembly protein CcoS — protein MNILLFLIPLALFIAFLGVLGIFWSVKNNQYDDLKLNSEKILYDESEE, from the coding sequence ATGAATATCTTGCTATTTTTAATTCCTCTGGCATTATTTATCGCATTTTTAGGTGTATTAGGTATATTTTGGTCAGTTAAAAATAATCAATATGATGATTTAAAATTAAATAGCGAAAAGATACTTTACGATGAATCAGAAGAATAA
- a CDS encoding recombinase family protein, with product MAKAQYKKNSNQTSKNKITAFYLRVSKNDQITENQKLQLERVAQKSNWDIYKYYIDTGISGTKLGRPIIFEEKVQDVLSLRAGGMSMLKIAKKLNIGTGTVQKILKTYDISKDVVSYA from the coding sequence ATGGCCAAAGCGCAGTATAAGAAGAATAGTAATCAAACTTCTAAAAATAAAATTACTGCATTTTATTTGAGAGTTTCAAAAAATGATCAAATTACTGAGAATCAAAAATTACAACTGGAAAGAGTAGCTCAGAAATCTAATTGGGATATCTATAAATATTATATAGATACCGGTATAAGTGGCACTAAATTAGGTAGACCGATAATATTTGAAGAAAAAGTTCAAGATGTATTAAGCTTAAGAGCTGGTGGTATGTCTATGTTAAAGATAGCAAAAAAGTTAAATATAGGTACTGGTACTGTTCAGAAGATTTTAAAAACATATGATATATCCAAAGATGTGGTTAGTTACGCATAG